In Rhodoferax koreense, a genomic segment contains:
- a CDS encoding FAS1-like dehydratase domain-containing protein — protein sequence MSDTTIVAPATPDATAGADAASAGGADDWQVAWQPMVALVGQDLSDGSVCWGADLVEPGAIRRYLEPLEFDCPLHYDRETARRHGFDDVTAPYTSIGTFSLPAQWRPGEPLFVDAGRNAQPAYSPLRGTRVAVAPPTTGFFATEYGAEYLRAPVVGDRLGRRGNRLLRCDPKATRVGRGAFTLWEYEVVNQRLDVVARCRLGFFFYNPLPATSA from the coding sequence ATGAGCGATACCACCATCGTTGCGCCAGCCACGCCGGATGCCACAGCGGGGGCCGATGCGGCCAGCGCAGGCGGCGCGGACGACTGGCAGGTCGCCTGGCAACCCATGGTCGCGCTGGTCGGGCAGGACCTGTCGGATGGCAGCGTGTGCTGGGGCGCCGACCTGGTCGAGCCAGGGGCCATCCGTCGCTACCTGGAGCCGTTGGAATTCGATTGCCCGCTGCACTACGACCGCGAGACGGCACGCCGGCACGGCTTCGACGATGTCACCGCGCCCTATACCAGCATCGGTACCTTCTCGCTGCCGGCGCAGTGGCGTCCGGGCGAGCCGCTGTTCGTCGATGCCGGGCGCAACGCGCAGCCCGCCTACAGCCCGCTGCGCGGCACGCGGGTGGCCGTGGCACCTCCGACCACGGGGTTCTTCGCCACCGAATATGGCGCCGAGTACCTTCGCGCGCCGGTCGTGGGCGACCGGCTGGGCCGACGCGGCAACCGCCTGTTGCGCTGCGATCCCAAGGCCACGCGCGTGGGGCGCGGCGCGTTCACCCTCTGGGAATACGAGGTGGTCAACCAGCGCCTGGACGTCGTGGCGCGCTGCCGCCTCGGCTTCTTTTTCTACAACCCCCTGCCCGCGACATCCGCATGA
- a CDS encoding acyl-CoA dehydrogenase family protein translates to MPIAFQRAWDDQDLADYRNTVVRFIETEILPHDEEARRRGDVGHAVWRKAGALGLLCTDIPEAYGGGGGDFRHEAIFFEELGRRSLTGMCTSVHSIVAHYFLNHGTEEQKRDYLPRMARGEIVGAIAMTEPGAGSDLQGVRTRAELRDGHYVLNGAKTFISNGLLAGVVLVVAKTDPAQGARGTSILIVEPEQCEGYRVGRVLDKIGLKAQDTSELFFDDVRVPAGQLLGGREGQGFFQLMADLPYERLMLGVVALAAMEGAYEATRAYVHERKAFGKTIADFQNTRFKLAEIATQIKVGRAFIDRCVADFLAGGLDTVTASMAKLWSTEAQGRVVDECVQLFGGYGYMNEYLIARMYADARIQRIYGGTSEIMKEVIARAI, encoded by the coding sequence ATGCCCATTGCATTTCAACGCGCCTGGGACGACCAGGACCTGGCGGACTACCGCAACACCGTGGTGCGCTTCATCGAGACCGAGATCCTTCCGCACGACGAAGAGGCGCGCCGGCGCGGCGACGTCGGCCACGCGGTGTGGCGCAAGGCCGGCGCCCTGGGCTTGCTGTGCACGGACATTCCCGAGGCGTACGGCGGCGGCGGCGGGGATTTCCGCCATGAGGCCATCTTTTTCGAGGAACTGGGCCGCCGCTCGCTGACGGGCATGTGCACCTCGGTGCACTCCATCGTGGCGCACTACTTCCTGAACCACGGCACGGAGGAACAGAAGCGGGATTACCTGCCGCGCATGGCCCGTGGCGAGATCGTGGGTGCGATCGCGATGACCGAGCCCGGCGCCGGCTCCGACCTGCAGGGTGTGCGCACCCGCGCCGAGCTGCGCGACGGGCACTATGTGCTCAACGGCGCCAAGACCTTCATCTCGAACGGCCTGCTGGCCGGCGTGGTGCTGGTGGTGGCGAAGACCGATCCGGCGCAAGGGGCACGCGGCACCTCGATCCTGATCGTCGAACCCGAACAATGCGAGGGCTACCGCGTGGGCCGCGTGCTGGACAAGATCGGCCTGAAGGCGCAGGACACCTCGGAACTTTTCTTCGACGACGTGCGCGTGCCCGCCGGCCAGCTGCTCGGCGGCCGCGAAGGACAGGGCTTCTTCCAGCTCATGGCCGATCTGCCATACGAACGCCTGATGCTCGGCGTCGTCGCGCTGGCCGCCATGGAAGGTGCCTACGAGGCAACCCGTGCCTATGTGCACGAACGCAAGGCCTTCGGGAAGACGATCGCCGATTTCCAGAACACCCGCTTCAAGCTGGCCGAGATCGCGACGCAGATCAAGGTCGGCCGGGCCTTCATCGACCGATGCGTGGCGGATTTTCTGGCCGGCGGGCTCGACACCGTCACCGCCTCGATGGCCAAGCTCTGGAGCACGGAGGCCCAGGGCCGCGTGGTCGATGAATGCGTGCAGCTCTTCGGCGGCTATGGCTACATGAACGAGTACCTGATCGCACGCATGTATGCCGACGCGCGCATCCAGCGCATCTACGGCGGCACCAGCGAGATCATGAAGGAAGTGATCGCTCGCGCGATCTGA
- a CDS encoding acyl dehydratase, whose protein sequence is MNRPPQRRWSDIEPGDALPPLAFPLSLYRLVMAAGANRDFNSIHHNTEHAQSTGAADAYANVLLLQGMWERSVRAYIGLAGVLRSLQGFRMKSFNTVGSTAVVQGKVLRKWRGDGGEHLVEIEIWTENDGAVTVGPGQVVVAWPE, encoded by the coding sequence ATGAACAGACCGCCCCAACGCCGCTGGTCCGACATCGAGCCCGGCGATGCGCTGCCGCCGCTCGCGTTCCCGCTCAGCCTCTATCGCCTGGTGATGGCCGCGGGTGCCAACCGCGACTTCAACTCCATCCACCACAACACCGAACATGCACAGTCCACGGGCGCGGCCGACGCCTATGCCAACGTCCTGCTGCTGCAGGGCATGTGGGAGCGCAGCGTGCGGGCGTACATCGGCCTGGCCGGCGTGCTGCGCAGTCTGCAGGGCTTCCGGATGAAGTCGTTCAACACGGTGGGAAGCACGGCCGTGGTCCAGGGCAAGGTGCTGCGCAAGTGGCGCGGCGATGGGGGCGAGCACCTGGTGGAGATCGAGATCTGGACCGAGAACGACGGGGCCGTGACCGTCGGGCCAGGCCAGGTCGTGGTGGCCTGGCCCGAGTGA
- a CDS encoding enoyl-CoA hydratase-related protein has translation MYKHLKLEVDADGVALLTLDLADRPMNVFTPGFTVDLRAAVAQIAQRADIRGAVITSGKANGFLAGADLKDFAGLYAQGLTAAQGAQQAAPGALALRELELCGKPVAAAINGLALGGGYELCLACHHRVLLDDSRAFVGLPEVTVGLLPGGGGTQRLPRLLGIASALPLLLSGRRVAPAEALMLGLVDAVAPASGLLPAARRWVLGHPGTQQPWDLKGYRLPGGAGPMASHAAESFGLTLARLRAETQDNYPAPQAILSAVYEGTQLPFERGLHIEAQYFGQLLANPVSRNLMRTLFVNRGAAGKRARGAVTLPRADVARLGLIGTGPHADALAEAAAAARIEIVRAAAGAMPPMPCDLVADADLGDKPPGDVVGLRLHTLRPDAPLMEIVAGVRTAPIVLARALDLAQQLRATPIVVRGGLGAYTAHLARAYAQESRAMCEEGVLPALVNNAARRAGYAAGPLDGARPTPVATAQPAAQPGVEALQQRLLCIQALTAVQCMEAGMLSDPADADLGGVLGCGFPAWTGGPLSYIETVGVSTFVARCDRLAERHGGRFRPPAGLRQRALNGEGLYPGPAPKRTADLPN, from the coding sequence ATGTACAAGCACCTGAAACTCGAAGTCGATGCCGACGGCGTCGCGCTCCTGACTCTCGACCTCGCCGACCGGCCGATGAACGTCTTCACACCCGGCTTCACGGTCGACCTGCGCGCGGCGGTGGCGCAGATCGCGCAACGCGCCGACATCCGCGGTGCCGTCATCACCTCGGGCAAGGCCAATGGCTTCCTCGCCGGCGCCGACCTGAAGGACTTCGCCGGCCTGTATGCGCAAGGGCTGACGGCCGCGCAAGGCGCGCAGCAGGCCGCGCCCGGCGCGCTGGCCCTGCGCGAGCTGGAGCTTTGCGGCAAGCCGGTCGCGGCGGCCATCAACGGGCTGGCGCTGGGCGGTGGCTACGAGTTGTGCCTGGCCTGCCACCACCGCGTGCTGCTGGATGACTCGCGCGCATTCGTCGGCCTGCCCGAGGTCACCGTGGGCCTGCTGCCGGGCGGCGGCGGCACGCAGCGCCTGCCACGCCTGCTGGGCATCGCAAGCGCCTTGCCGCTGCTGTTGTCCGGCCGGCGTGTGGCGCCGGCCGAAGCGCTGATGCTGGGCCTGGTGGATGCGGTGGCGCCGGCCTCCGGGTTGCTGCCGGCGGCGCGGCGCTGGGTGCTCGGTCACCCGGGCACGCAGCAGCCATGGGACCTCAAGGGCTACCGGCTCCCCGGGGGGGCGGGTCCGATGGCATCCCATGCAGCCGAAAGCTTCGGTCTCACGCTGGCACGCCTGCGGGCCGAGACGCAGGACAACTATCCCGCACCGCAGGCCATTCTGTCGGCCGTCTATGAAGGCACGCAACTGCCGTTCGAGCGTGGCCTGCACATCGAGGCGCAGTACTTCGGCCAGTTGCTGGCGAACCCGGTGTCGCGCAACCTGATGCGCACGCTCTTCGTGAACCGTGGCGCGGCCGGCAAGCGGGCGCGCGGCGCCGTCACGCTGCCGCGCGCCGATGTGGCGCGCCTGGGCTTGATCGGGACGGGCCCGCACGCCGATGCCCTGGCCGAGGCCGCCGCGGCGGCCCGCATCGAGATCGTTCGCGCCGCTGCGGGCGCGATGCCGCCGATGCCCTGTGACCTGGTGGCCGATGCAGACCTGGGAGACAAACCACCGGGCGATGTCGTCGGCCTGCGCCTGCACACGCTGCGGCCGGACGCGCCGCTGATGGAAATCGTCGCCGGCGTGCGCACCGCACCCATCGTGCTGGCGCGGGCGCTGGACCTGGCGCAGCAACTGCGCGCCACACCCATCGTGGTCCGGGGTGGACTGGGAGCGTACACCGCGCACCTGGCGCGGGCGTACGCGCAGGAAAGCCGTGCCATGTGCGAAGAGGGTGTCCTGCCGGCGTTGGTGAACAACGCTGCGCGGCGGGCGGGCTATGCCGCCGGCCCGCTGGACGGCGCGCGACCGACGCCGGTGGCCACGGCGCAGCCAGCCGCCCAGCCGGGCGTGGAGGCGCTGCAGCAACGGCTGCTGTGCATCCAGGCGCTCACCGCCGTGCAGTGCATGGAAGCGGGCATGCTGAGCGACCCCGCCGATGCCGATCTCGGGGGCGTCCTGGGCTGCGGGTTTCCGGCCTGGACGGGCGGGCCGCTGTCCTACATCGAGACCGTCGGTGTCTCCACCTTCGTCGCGCGTTGCGACCGGCTCGCCGAGCGGCACGGCGGACGCTTCCGCCCCCCGGCGGGCCTGCGCCAGAGGGCACTGAATGGAGAAGGCCTGTATCCCGGGCCGGCACCGAAACGCACCGCGGACCTGCCGAACTGA
- a CDS encoding acetyl-CoA C-acetyltransferase: MTAVFLYDHVRTPRGKGRPDGALHAITPVQLAAQVLRALRERHALDTAQIEDVGLGVVMPVGEQGADITRAALLIAGYGEGVAGYQLNRFCVSGLDTVKMGFGLVASGQAEAVIGGGVESMSRVPMGCDGGAVYTDPAVGRHFPYIPNGVAADLLASLHGITRDEVDAYALESQRRAAAAQAQGHFDRALLPVLDGWGQPVLARDEANRPGTTLADLARLKPAFTAMGEQGYDAIVLQRYPHLARVEHIHTSGNSSGVVDGACAVLLGSRIYGERNGLKPRARIVGAISCASEPLLSLDGPIPATARLLARCGMAASDIDLYEVNEAFAVVPIRHARHFGIDPQRINVNGGAIALGHPLGATGAILLGTLLDELERRGQATGLVTLCSAAGQSTALVIERV; encoded by the coding sequence ATGACCGCCGTATTCCTCTACGACCACGTTCGCACGCCGCGCGGCAAGGGCCGCCCCGACGGGGCCCTGCACGCCATCACGCCCGTCCAGCTCGCGGCCCAGGTGCTGCGCGCCCTGCGCGAGCGCCATGCCCTCGACACCGCACAGATCGAGGACGTGGGCCTGGGTGTGGTGATGCCGGTGGGCGAACAAGGCGCGGACATCACGCGCGCGGCGCTGCTCATCGCGGGCTACGGCGAGGGCGTGGCCGGCTACCAGCTCAACCGCTTCTGTGTGTCGGGCCTGGACACGGTGAAGATGGGTTTCGGCCTGGTCGCCTCCGGCCAGGCAGAAGCCGTGATCGGTGGCGGCGTGGAGTCGATGTCCCGCGTGCCGATGGGCTGCGACGGTGGCGCGGTCTACACCGATCCGGCGGTGGGCCGCCACTTTCCCTACATTCCGAACGGCGTCGCCGCCGACCTGCTGGCCTCGCTGCACGGCATCACGCGCGACGAGGTCGATGCGTATGCGCTCGAAAGCCAGCGCCGCGCGGCGGCGGCGCAGGCCCAAGGGCATTTCGACCGCGCCCTGCTGCCCGTGCTCGACGGATGGGGCCAGCCCGTGCTGGCGCGCGACGAGGCCAACCGGCCGGGCACCACGCTGGCCGACCTGGCCAGGCTCAAGCCCGCCTTCACCGCGATGGGTGAGCAGGGCTACGACGCGATCGTGCTGCAACGTTACCCCCACCTGGCCCGCGTGGAACACATCCACACCAGCGGCAATTCGAGCGGCGTCGTCGACGGCGCCTGCGCGGTGCTGCTGGGCAGCCGCATCTACGGCGAGCGCAACGGCCTGAAGCCGCGCGCACGCATCGTCGGCGCCATCTCGTGCGCTTCGGAACCGCTGCTGAGCCTGGACGGGCCGATTCCCGCGACCGCCCGCCTGCTCGCCCGATGCGGCATGGCGGCTTCCGACATCGACCTGTACGAAGTCAACGAAGCCTTCGCCGTGGTGCCGATCCGCCATGCGCGGCACTTCGGCATCGATCCGCAGCGCATCAACGTCAATGGCGGCGCCATCGCGCTCGGCCATCCGCTGGGCGCGACCGGCGCGATCCTGCTGGGCACGTTGCTCGACGAACTCGAGCGCCGCGGCCAGGCCACAGGCCTCGTCACGCTGTGTTCGGCGGCGGGGCAATCGACCGCGCTCGTCATCGAACGGGTCTGA
- a CDS encoding long-chain-fatty-acid--CoA ligase encodes MYMTQPLHKALIERPQRTALVCGPRRKTFAQFADRVARFAGALRALGLQPGDRVGIMALNSDRYVEFFYAVWWAGGVVNTVNVRWSPKEVAYALDDCDTRILLADDQFAACAAGLPGLSQALSTIVHMGDGDPPAGMLGYEALITATAPVADAMCSGSDLAAIFYTGGTTGRSKGAMLTHANLYLNALSANAAAPRAVEAVGLLNAPLFHIGGAGHVFQLMARLCKQVVLPAFDEVAVLEAIRDEGVSELFLVPLMVKRLIEHPRFVDFDLRGLKQVLYGAAPIDEDLLAQAMKALPCADFCQAYGMTELSPVLAVLPAWCHRQPGQAGRLRSAGLPVPIAEVRIVDANGRPVPNGTVGEIVARGPQVMAGYWGQPAQTAEALKDGWMHTGDGGYMDDDGFIYVVDRLKDMVVTGGENVYSAEVENAIAMLKPVAMCGVIGVPDDTWGERVHAVIVVRPGQALTAAQVMAHCREHLAGYKCPRSVEFRADMPLSAAGKLLKHALREPYWHDRGRKVN; translated from the coding sequence ATGTACATGACCCAGCCCCTGCACAAGGCCCTCATCGAACGGCCGCAGCGCACGGCGCTCGTTTGCGGGCCGCGGCGCAAGACCTTCGCGCAGTTCGCGGACCGCGTGGCGCGTTTCGCCGGCGCGCTGCGGGCCCTGGGCCTGCAGCCGGGCGACCGGGTCGGCATCATGGCGCTGAACTCCGATCGCTACGTGGAGTTCTTCTACGCCGTGTGGTGGGCGGGCGGTGTGGTCAACACCGTCAACGTGCGATGGAGCCCGAAGGAAGTCGCGTATGCGCTGGACGACTGCGACACGCGCATCCTGCTGGCCGACGATCAGTTCGCCGCGTGTGCCGCGGGCCTGCCGGGACTGTCGCAGGCGCTGAGCACCATCGTCCACATGGGCGACGGGGATCCACCCGCGGGCATGCTCGGCTACGAAGCCCTGATCACCGCGACGGCGCCGGTGGCCGATGCCATGTGCAGTGGCAGCGACCTGGCCGCGATCTTCTACACCGGCGGCACCACGGGCCGTTCGAAGGGCGCGATGCTCACACACGCCAACCTGTATCTGAATGCGCTGAGTGCGAATGCCGCGGCACCGCGGGCGGTCGAGGCCGTGGGCCTGCTGAACGCCCCGCTGTTCCATATCGGCGGCGCCGGCCACGTCTTCCAGCTCATGGCGCGGCTGTGCAAACAGGTGGTGCTGCCGGCCTTCGACGAGGTCGCGGTCCTTGAAGCCATCCGCGACGAAGGCGTCAGCGAACTCTTCCTGGTCCCCCTGATGGTCAAGCGGCTGATCGAGCATCCGCGCTTCGTGGACTTCGACCTTCGCGGCCTGAAGCAGGTGCTCTACGGCGCGGCGCCGATCGACGAGGACCTGCTCGCACAAGCGATGAAGGCCTTGCCGTGCGCCGACTTCTGTCAGGCCTACGGCATGACAGAACTCTCCCCTGTGCTCGCGGTCTTGCCGGCTTGGTGCCATCGCCAACCCGGGCAGGCAGGCAGGCTGCGTTCGGCTGGCCTGCCCGTGCCCATCGCGGAAGTGCGGATCGTCGATGCGAACGGAAGGCCGGTGCCCAACGGCACGGTCGGCGAGATCGTCGCGCGCGGCCCGCAGGTGATGGCCGGCTACTGGGGGCAGCCCGCGCAGACGGCCGAGGCCCTGAAGGACGGCTGGATGCACACGGGCGATGGCGGCTACATGGACGACGATGGCTTCATCTACGTGGTGGACCGCCTCAAGGACATGGTGGTCACGGGCGGCGAGAACGTGTATTCCGCCGAAGTGGAGAATGCCATCGCCATGCTGAAACCGGTGGCGATGTGCGGCGTGATCGGCGTGCCCGACGACACCTGGGGCGAACGCGTGCATGCCGTGATCGTGGTGCGCCCGGGCCAGGCCCTGACGGCCGCGCAGGTCATGGCCCACTGTCGCGAACACCTCGCGGGCTACAAGTGCCCGCGCAGCGTGGAGTTCCGCGCCGACATGCCGCTGTCGGCCGCGGGCAAGCTGCTCAAGCACGCGCTGCGCGAGCCGTATTGGCACGACCGCGGACGCAAAGTCAACTGA
- a CDS encoding SDR family NAD(P)-dependent oxidoreductase, producing MQLDSSIAAIVTGGASGLGAATARRLAGHGVKVALFDLNAEQGEALAREIGGVFCQVDVTSEEQVDAAFAKARAAHGQERVLVNCAGTGNAVKTASRDKATGEIKHLPLANFDRTIQINLVGTFRCIAKSAAGMLTLDPLEDGERGAIVNTASAAAVDGQMGQAAYSASKAGVAGMTLPIARDLMNEGIRVNAILPGLFDTPLLMGAPEHVRAALAASVPFPKRLGRPAEYAALAELLITNGYFNAECVRLDGALRMAPR from the coding sequence ATGCAACTCGATTCCAGCATTGCCGCCATCGTCACCGGCGGCGCTTCGGGCCTGGGCGCCGCCACCGCGCGGCGCCTGGCCGGCCACGGCGTGAAGGTCGCCCTGTTCGACCTCAACGCGGAACAGGGCGAAGCACTGGCCCGCGAGATCGGCGGCGTGTTCTGCCAGGTCGACGTGACCTCCGAAGAGCAGGTCGATGCGGCCTTCGCCAAGGCCCGCGCCGCGCACGGACAGGAGCGCGTGCTGGTCAACTGCGCCGGTACCGGCAACGCGGTGAAGACCGCCAGCCGCGACAAGGCCACGGGCGAGATCAAGCACCTGCCGCTGGCCAACTTCGACCGCACCATCCAGATCAATCTGGTGGGCACCTTCCGCTGCATCGCGAAATCGGCGGCCGGCATGCTCACGCTCGACCCGCTCGAGGACGGCGAGCGCGGCGCCATCGTCAACACCGCTTCGGCGGCGGCGGTGGACGGGCAGATGGGACAGGCGGCGTACTCGGCGTCGAAGGCCGGCGTCGCAGGCATGACGCTGCCCATCGCACGCGACCTGATGAACGAGGGCATCCGCGTCAACGCCATCCTGCCCGGCCTCTTCGATACCCCGCTGCTGATGGGCGCGCCAGAGCACGTGCGGGCGGCGCTGGCGGCCTCGGTGCCGTTCCCCAAGCGGCTGGGCCGTCCGGCGGAATACGCGGCGCTGGCCGAGTTGCTGATCACCAACGGCTACTTCAACGCCGAGTGCGTGCGCCTGGACGGCGCGCTGCGCATGGCGCCGCGCTGA
- the fadB gene encoding fatty acid oxidation complex subunit alpha FadB, giving the protein MFQGETIEVLPLQDGLVELRFDRRGERINKLDARTIDEFRQATERIAAAPEVRGVLVTSTKDAFIVGADIAEFGALFQQPAENIAAAVRANSKHFCLFEDLAVPTVVALNGFALGGGLELALLGTFRVMAGTAQVGVPEVRLGLLPGLGGTVRLSRVAGLATAIDWVTGGKPAEAAAALAAGVVDEVVPAEALRERALQLLQRAAGGEIDWQDRQQRKRRALPVKTEEIDRIAQAARSRLVTRRPRHQPAAHTALGMMIEAAACERDAALDQEATALGQLARTQAAASLVQGFLNDQALKRLFMQHLRKGRAVRHAAVLGAGIMGGGIAYTSALHGVPVRLKDIAASQLEVGMQEAARQLDQRVRNGGIAQDRAYAVLASIVPQLDDAGLDAVDCVIEAVVEDLATKRKVLAALEHAVGPDTVIASNTSSLRIDDIATALARPERCVGMHFFNPVPAMKLVEVVRGTRTSDAAVSTAVGYAVAMGKTPIVVKDCPGFLVNRILTPYVSAFVQLVADGADFEQVDRAMEVFGWPMGPAYLQDVVGMDVAAHVGDLIAAGYPDRMPRVARHAIKLMVAHQRYGQKNGAGFYRYEADATGRPRRVSAPEAHALVATLQPGGPRAFSDGEIVERMMLPMIVEAAHALEEGVVATAAELDMALLLAVGFPAHAGGALQYADWLGLAQVVARCDRHAALGPQYAPTARMRGMAARGLRYYPR; this is encoded by the coding sequence TTGTTCCAAGGTGAAACCATTGAAGTCCTGCCGCTGCAGGACGGCCTCGTCGAACTGCGTTTCGACCGCCGAGGCGAGCGCATCAACAAGCTCGACGCGCGCACCATCGACGAATTTCGGCAGGCCACCGAGCGCATCGCCGCCGCACCCGAAGTACGCGGCGTGCTCGTGACCAGCACGAAGGACGCGTTCATCGTCGGTGCGGACATCGCGGAGTTCGGCGCGCTGTTCCAGCAGCCGGCCGAAAACATTGCGGCCGCGGTGCGCGCCAACAGCAAGCACTTCTGTCTTTTCGAGGACCTCGCGGTGCCCACGGTGGTGGCGCTCAACGGCTTCGCACTCGGCGGCGGACTGGAGCTCGCGCTGCTCGGCACGTTCCGCGTCATGGCCGGCACGGCACAGGTGGGCGTTCCCGAGGTTCGGCTGGGCCTGCTGCCGGGCCTGGGCGGCACCGTGCGGCTGTCGCGCGTGGCGGGGCTGGCCACCGCCATCGACTGGGTCACCGGCGGCAAGCCGGCCGAGGCGGCGGCCGCGCTGGCCGCCGGCGTGGTCGACGAGGTGGTGCCCGCCGAGGCGTTGCGCGAACGCGCGCTCCAGCTCCTGCAGCGCGCGGCGGGTGGCGAAATCGATTGGCAGGACCGTCAGCAGCGCAAGCGGAGGGCGTTGCCGGTGAAGACGGAAGAGATCGACCGCATCGCGCAGGCCGCACGCAGCCGGCTGGTCACGCGCCGCCCGAGGCACCAGCCGGCCGCGCACACGGCGCTGGGAATGATGATCGAAGCCGCGGCCTGCGAGCGCGATGCCGCGCTCGACCAGGAGGCCACCGCTCTCGGCCAATTGGCCAGGACGCAGGCCGCGGCGTCGTTGGTGCAGGGCTTTCTCAACGACCAGGCGCTGAAGAGGCTTTTCATGCAGCACCTGCGCAAAGGCCGCGCCGTGCGGCATGCGGCGGTGCTGGGCGCAGGCATCATGGGCGGTGGCATTGCCTACACCAGCGCCCTGCACGGCGTGCCGGTGCGCCTGAAGGACATCGCGGCATCGCAGCTCGAGGTCGGGATGCAGGAGGCCGCCAGGCAGTTGGACCAACGGGTCCGCAATGGCGGAATCGCACAGGACAGGGCCTATGCCGTGCTGGCGTCGATCGTTCCGCAACTCGACGATGCGGGCCTGGATGCGGTCGACTGCGTGATCGAGGCCGTGGTCGAAGACCTCGCCACCAAGCGCAAGGTGCTGGCCGCACTGGAACACGCGGTGGGCCCCGACACGGTCATCGCGTCGAACACCTCCAGCCTGCGCATCGATGACATTGCGACAGCGCTCGCACGACCCGAACGCTGCGTGGGCATGCATTTCTTCAACCCGGTGCCCGCGATGAAGTTGGTCGAGGTGGTCCGGGGAACCCGGACCAGCGACGCCGCGGTGTCGACGGCCGTCGGCTACGCGGTCGCGATGGGCAAGACGCCGATCGTGGTCAAGGACTGCCCGGGCTTCCTGGTCAATCGCATCCTGACGCCCTATGTCAGCGCCTTCGTGCAGCTGGTGGCCGATGGTGCCGACTTCGAGCAAGTGGACCGTGCGATGGAAGTCTTCGGCTGGCCCATGGGGCCGGCCTACCTGCAGGACGTGGTGGGCATGGATGTGGCCGCGCACGTGGGCGACCTGATCGCGGCAGGCTACCCGGACCGCATGCCGCGGGTGGCGCGCCACGCCATCAAGCTCATGGTGGCGCACCAGCGTTACGGCCAGAAGAACGGCGCGGGCTTCTACCGCTACGAAGCCGACGCGACGGGCCGGCCGCGCCGCGTCTCGGCGCCCGAGGCGCACGCGCTCGTCGCCACGCTGCAACCCGGGGGCCCCCGCGCATTCAGCGATGGCGAGATCGTCGAAAGGATGATGCTGCCGATGATCGTCGAAGCCGCGCACGCACTGGAGGAAGGCGTGGTCGCCACCGCGGCCGAGCTCGACATGGCCTTGCTGCTGGCCGTCGGCTTCCCGGCCCATGCGGGTGGCGCGTTGCAATACGCCGACTGGCTGGGGCTCGCGCAGGTGGTCGCGCGGTGCGACCGGCATGCGGCGCTCGGCCCCCAATACGCACCGACCGCCCGGATGCGCGGGATGGCCGCACGCGGCCTGCGCTACTACCCGCGTTGA